Proteins encoded in a region of the Benincasa hispida cultivar B227 chromosome 2, ASM972705v1, whole genome shotgun sequence genome:
- the LOC120071513 gene encoding hydrophobic protein LTI6B-like produces the protein MDALKYCAYINTPPPPTTTTSCKLSYSSVSEDQEEEMADEATTNCIDILLAILLPPLGVFLKFGCQVEFWICLVLTFFGYIPGIIYAVYAITK, from the exons ATGGATGCACTTAAGTATTGTGCATATATAAATACCCCACCACCACCCACTACCACCACTAGTTGTAAACTCTCCTATTCCTCTGTCTCagaagatcaagaagaagaaatggCAGACGAAGCCACAACAAACTGCATCGATATCCTCCTCGCTATCTTGCTGCCTCCTCTTGGTGTTTTTCTCAAATTTGGCTGCCAA GTTGAGTTTTGGATCTGTTTGGTCCTAACTTTCTTTGGATACATCCCTGGCATCATTTATGCTGTTTATGCCATCACCAAGTGA